The window AGTGGTAGAACGCCTCATTTGCAATGAGGAAATCAGCGGTTCAAGTCCGCTCGGGTCCAATAATTTATTTTTTATTATTTTTACATTTGACATAAAAAGTGTCAAAATTGATTTTTTGGCGAGATAGGCCTTTATTAATGCGGCTTTGCAGAAGTCGGAAAAAGGGGACTGTCCCCAAAATTTGTCCAAAATTTGTAAAATTTTCATCCTCAAAATTTTCTACAAATTTCAAATTTTTTCTTTGCCAATCCAAAATTTTTGCTTTAATAGAATAAAGTTATGAAGAATCAAGATTTAACTCTAATTGTTTTGGCTGCTGGGATAAGTAGTCGTTATGGTAGGTTTAAACAAGTTGATCCGATAGGTCCAAATGGCGAAATCATTATTGCCTATTCGCTTTATGACGCTAAGCAGGCGGGCTTTACTCACGTTGTTTTTGTCATTCGCAAAGATATTGAAGAAGTTTTTAAGCAAAAAATTGACGAGCAAGCGAAAAAAAATTTTCGTGTTTCCTATGTTTTTCAAGAATTAAATAAAGGTTTGCCATCATGGTTTAGAACACCAGAAAAAAGAAACAAGCCCTGGGGAAGCGCTCACGCTATTTTATTATGTAAAGATGTTGTGTCTTCTAATTTTGCGGTGATTAATTCTGATGATTTTTATGGTCGGGACGCATTTATCAAAATGGCCGATGCTTTAAGAAATCTAGCTGATGATGCCAATTTATATCATTACTTAATGGTTGGCTATCGTTTGGGAAGTACTTTGTCTGATTTTGGTTCAGTTTCCCGAGGCGTTTGCAACATTTCCAATGAAGGCCATTTAATTGATTTAATCGAAAGAACAAAAATTCAAAAATTTAAAGACGGCATTAAATATGA is drawn from Parcubacteria group bacterium ADurb.Bin159 and contains these coding sequences:
- a CDS encoding Nucleotidyl transferase, producing the protein MKNQDLTLIVLAAGISSRYGRFKQVDPIGPNGEIIIAYSLYDAKQAGFTHVVFVIRKDIEEVFKQKIDEQAKKNFRVSYVFQELNKGLPSWFRTPEKRNKPWGSAHAILLCKDVVSSNFAVINSDDFYGRDAFIKMADALRNLADDANLYHYLMVGYRLGSTLSDFGSVSRGVCNISNEGHLIDLIERTKIQKFKDGIKYEENDNWFSLTGEETVSMNFFGFTPSIFYELETRFYKFLMNIKNPKKDEFYVSEVVRQLIREGKAQVTILPTKAKWFGITYPEDRAIVSQGIKNLIQKEVYPEHLFKSKPAFRD